A genome region from Musa acuminata AAA Group cultivar baxijiao chromosome BXJ3-5, Cavendish_Baxijiao_AAA, whole genome shotgun sequence includes the following:
- the LOC103984568 gene encoding 3-ketoacyl-CoA synthase 1-like, producing MDTAAAEPAVMDRERLTAEMAFRDTSIVIKIRRRLPDFLQSINLKYVKLGLGYTTIPTAYLLVPLLFSALAATIRLDRILVTTPARLSIDPATGLGSAVVALVLLAAYYLKRPRPVYLVEFACYKPDDEHKISKEGFLEMTDCTGVFTEESLGFQTKITMRSGLGDETYLPPGVQARPPRLCMAEARLEAEAVMFGCLDALFEATGVDPRRDVRILIVNCSLFNPTPSLASMIVNRYKMREDVKSFNLGGMGCSAGLISIDLAKDLLQANPNSYAVVLSTENITLNWYFGNDRSMLLSNCIFRMGGAAMLLSNRRADAGRAKYRLVHTVRTHKGADDSCYGCVYQREDGRGAIGVSLARELMAVAGDALKTNITTLGPLVLPLSEQLKFLASLVGRRVLRLRGVRPYIPDFRRAFEHFCVHAGGRAVLEEIQKNLGLGSADMEPSRSVLHRFGNTSSSSLWYELAYAEAKGRVRRGNRVWQIGFGSGFKCNSAVWRALRDVPPVHQGSRGRCNPWADCVDRYPVKGQA from the coding sequence ATGGATacggcggccgctgagcccgccgtGATGGATCGCGAGCGCCTGACGGCCGAAATGGCCTTCAGGGATACCTCCATCGTCATCAAGATCCGCCGCCGTCTGCCGGACTTCCTCCAGTCTATCAACCTCAAGTACGTCAAGCTCGGCCTGGGCTACACCACCATCCCCACCGCTTACCTGCTGGTGCCCCTCCTATTTTCGGCCCTCGCCGCCACGATCCGGCTCGACCGGATACTCGTGACCACGCCGGCCCGGCTCTCCATCGATCCCGCCACCGGACTCGGCTCCGCGGTGGTCGCCCTGGTCTTGCTCGCCGCCTACTACTTGAAGCGGCCGCGCCCCGTCTACCTGGTGGAGTTCGCTTGCTACAAGCCCGACGACGAGCACAAGATCTCCAAAGAGGGGTTCCTGGAGATGACCGACTGCACCGGCGTATTCACGGAGGAGTCACTCGGCTTCCAGACAAAGATCACGATGCGGTCAGGGCTGGGGGACGAGACGTATCTGCCGCCCGGAGTGCAGGCGCGGCCGCCTCGGCTGTGCATGGCGGAAGCTCGGTTGGAGGCGGAGGCCGTCATGTTTGGTTGCCTCGACGCCCTCTTCGAGGCCACGGGTGTCGACCCGCGGCGCGACGTCCGCATACTCATCGTCAACTGCAGCCTGTTCAACCCGACGCCGTCGCTGGCGTCTATGATCGTCAACCGCTACAAGATGCGGGAGGACGTGAAGAGCTTCAACCTGGGCGGCATGGGCTGCAGCGCGGGGCTTATCTCCATCGACCTCGCCAAGGACCTTCTCCAGGCGAACCCCAACTCCTACGCCGTCGTGCTGAGCACGGAAAACATCACGCTCAACTGGTACTTCGGCAACGACCGCTCCATGCTGCTGTCCAACTGCATCTTCCGGATGGGTGGCGCCGCCATGCTACTGTCGAACCGGCGGGCGGACGCGGGGCGGGCCAAGTACCGGCTGGTACACACCGTGCGGACGCACAAGGGGGCGGACGACAGCTGCTACGGGTGCGTGTACCAGCGGGAGGACGGCCGCGGGGCGATCGGAGTGTCTCTGGCCAGGGAGCTGATGGCCGTGGCCGGGGACGCACTCAAGACCAACATCACCACGCTGGGACCCCTGGTGCTGCCCTTGTCGGAGCAGCTCAAGTTCCTGGCATCGCTAGTGGGTCGGCGGGTGCTGAGGCTGAGGGGCGTGCGGCCCTACATACCGGACTTCCGGCGAGCATTCGAGCACTTCTGCGTGCACGCCGGGGGGCGGGCGGTGCTCGAGGAGATACAGAAGAATCTGGGGCTGGGATCCGCGGACATGGAGCCCTCCCGTAGCGTGCTGCACCGCTTCGGCAACACCAGCAGCAGCTCGCTGTGGTACGAGCTGGCGTACGCGGAGGCCAAGGGCCGAGTGCGCCGGGGTAACCGCGTGTGGCAGATCGGCTTCGGGTCCGGGTTCAAGTGCAACAGCGCGGTGTGGCGTGCGCTCCGAGACGTCCCGCCGGTGCACCAGGGCAGCCGCGGGCGCTGCAACCCCTGGGCCGACTGCGTCGACCGCTACCCGGTCAAGGGACAGGCTTGA
- the LOC103984567 gene encoding ACT domain-containing protein ACR8: MELPDEYQKLVNRMMNTLRVVIDNAVCATSTVVRVNSARKRGMLLEAVQVLTDLDLTIQKGYISSDGRWFMDVFHVVDGRGRKLLDPALLSRIECSLSGEASSSSSAGDDGENNHDKSDGCGLAGLTALELTGTDRPGLLSEVFAVLRDLECNVVEAKVWTHNGRIASLIFVKDHHSGSPIADAHRVDGIEARLRNVLRGDHDVRGAKTTVASPMMTHSDRRLHQLMFADRDYGRVSSNEASLSSSSSKLSVSVQNWTERGYSVVNVQCRDRPKLLFDVVCTLTDMGYVVFHGTIGTDADRAYQEFYIRHMDGGPISSEAERQRVIQCLQAAIERRASEGMRLEMSMPDRRGLLADVTRTFRENGLSVTRAEITTKAGEAKNEFCVTDTNGQLPDRRAINAVIERIGKDHIKFNEQRGPRPCQERPLPEAAGVVGVFSLGNLVMRNLYYLGLIRSCS; the protein is encoded by the exons atggaatTGCCGGATGAGTACCAGAAGCTTGTTAACAGAATGATGAACACTCTCAG GGTGGTCATCGACAATGCGGTGTGCGCGACGTCAACGGTGGTGAGGGTAAACAGCGCCCGGAAGCGTGGCATGCTATTGGAGGCCGTGCAGGTGCTCACCGACCTCGACCTAACCATCCAGAAGGGCTACATCTCCTCGGACGGCCGCTGGTTCATGGATGTCTTCCACGTTGTCGACGGCCGCGGTCGCAAGCTACTCGACCCCGCCCTCCTCTCCCGCATAGAATGCTCCCTCAGCGGCGAAGCCTCGTCATCCTCCTCCGCCGGCGATGACGGAGAGAACAACCACGACAAATCCGATGGCTGCGGCCTTGCGGGCCTCACGGCGCTGGAGCTTACCGGCACCGACCGGCCGGGCCTCCTCTCCGAGGTCTTCGCTGTGCTCCGTGACCTGGAGTGCAACGTGGTGGAGGCCAAGGTCTGGACCCACAACGGTCGCATCGCCTCCCTCATCTTCGTCAAGGACCACCACTCGGGCTCCCCCATCGCCGACGCCCACCGTGTCGACGGGATCGAGGCCCGCCTCCGCAATGTTCTCCGCGGCGATCACGACGTCCGCGGAGCCAAGACCACCGTGGCCTCTCCCATGATGACCCACTCCGACCGCCGCCTCCACCAGCTCATGTTCGCGGACCGCGACTACGGGCGCGTCTCCTCCAACGAGGCATCCTTGTCTTCGTCGTCGTCAAAGTTGTCGGTCTCGGTTCAGAATTGGACCGAGCGCGGCTACTCCGTCGTCAACGTGCAGTGCCGCGACCGACCGAAGCTCCTGTTCGACGTAGTTTGCACCCTCACCGACATGGGGTACGTCGTCTTCCACGGAACCATTGGCACCGATGCCGATCGAGCCTATCAG GAATTCTACATAAGACATATGGATGGAGGGCCGATCAGTTCGGAGGCAGAGCGGCAGCGAGTGATCCAATGCTTGCAAGCCGCCATCGAGCGCAGAGCATCTGAG GGGATGAGGCTGGAGATGAGCATGCCGGACCGTCGGGGCTTGCTCGCGGACGTGACCCGGACGTTCCGCGAGAACGGGCTCTCGGTGACCAGGGCGGAGATCACGACCAAGGCCGGCGAAGCCAAGAACGAGTTCTGCGTCACCGACACCAACGGCCAGCTGCCCGACCGCCGCGCGATCAACGCCGTCATCGAGAGGATCGGCAAGGACCACATCAAATTCAACGAGCAACGGGGGCCGCGCCCCTGCCAGGAGAGGCCACTGCCGGAGGCGGCCGGCGTGGTCGGGGTCTTCAGCCTGGGGAACCTGGTGATGAGGAATCTCTACTACCTTGGGCTCATCAGATCCTGTTCATAG
- the LOC103984569 gene encoding eukaryotic translation initiation factor 4B3 produces the protein MVASVSAWAKPSAWALDVEEHESAMAVAKDRDDDVFSSVASQQQDFPSLAAAASSTSKKKKKKAQALTLAEFTTGKPVSHGAGDRPLSSSSKGLTRDELLLLPTGPRERSAEELERSSSRGFGYSSYGGARGRASVSGEDSGPTRWGSSRDSDDPRTDGFGGAGGGSNRDLLPSRADEIDDWGAAKKSVALERRERGGGGSFFDSQSRADESDTWISSKSTAPPAEGRRIGGGGGGFEMFKREGSNSGGADSETWGRKKDFGDSDIWRREDEIGSGGRRRLVLQPRSLPLSNGEQVQGKQDEGSTMEKKSRGSNPFGQARPREEVLADKGQDWKQIDEKLEVSKIQDVQLERSFDKRGFGVANGAGRSPENRTNGAWRRPDTAQASPRIDKVENTALEN, from the coding sequence ATGGTGGCGTCCGTGTCGGCTTGGGCGAAACCGAGCGCCTGGGCGTTGGACGTCGAGGAACACGAGAGCGCCATGGCCGTGGCCAAAGATAGGGACGATGACGTCTTCTCCTCCGTGGCCTCTCAACAACAGGACTTCCCCTCCCTCGCCGCTGCCGCCTCCAGTacctccaagaagaagaagaagaaggcgcagGCCCTTACCCTTGCCGAGTTCACCACCGGCAAGCCCGTCTCCCACGGCGCCGGTGACCGCCCCCTCTCGTCCTCCTCCAAGGGCCTCACGCGGGAcgagctcctcctcctccccaccgGCCCCCGAGAGCGCTCTGCCGAGGAGCTCGAGCGCTCCTCCTCCCGCGGCTTTGGCTACTCCTCCTACGGCGGAGCCCGCGGCCGGGCCTCCGTCTCCGGAGAGGACTCCGGCCCTACCCGCTGGGGCTCGTCTAGGGATTCCGACGATCCGAGGACGGATGGCTTCGGCGGAGCAGGCGGTGGATCCAACCGTGATCTGTTACCGTCTCGCGCCGACGAGATCGACGACTGGGGCGCAGCGAAGAAGTCCGTGGCCTTGGAAAGAAGGGAGAGGGGAGGTGGAGGGAGCTTCTTTGACTCACAGTCGAGGGCGGACGAATCGGATACATGGATATCGAGCAAGAGCACCGCGCCGCCGGCTGAGGGGCGGAGGATCGGTGGGGGCGGCGGCGGTTTCGAGATGTTCAAAAGGGAAGGATCCAACAGCGGCGGAGCCGATTCGGAAACATGGGGGAGGAAGAAGGATTTCGGAGATTCCGACATTTGGAGGAGGGAGGACGAGATAGGCAGCGGCGGAAGGCGTCGGCTTGTGCTGCAGCCGCGCTCTTTGCCGTTGAGCAATGGGGAACAAGTCCAAGGCAAGCAGGACGAGGGATCTACGATGGAGAAGAAGAGCAGGGGTTCAAACCCGTTCGGACAGGCTCGGCCACGCGAAGAAGTATTGGCAGATAAGGGGCAGGACTGGAAGCAGATTGACGAGAAGCTGGAGGTCTCTAAGATCCAGGATGTGCAGCTCGAAAGGTCTTTTGACAAGAGGGGATTTGGGGTGGCCAATGgagctggaagatcgccggagaaCCGCACAAATGGTGCTTGGAGGAGGCCAGATACTGCTCAGGCTTCTCCGAG